TTAAATAGAACAAATAATAAGCACTTAGGGTTTGGTTGGGGCCCTCATACTTGCGTAGGCACTTTATTTGGGAAGTTGGCAATAGGCGAATTAATCCATTCTCTGCTTTCTGAATCAAGATGTCTTGAGTTAGTTCGTACTCCTACAAGAAGGAATACAGCAACGGTTAGGTGCATCGACGAACTCCCAGTGTTATTTAGTAACATTTAATTATTTTGATTCATACAATCTTTCTACTTGAAGGAGGTGATATCTATGATCTATACACATTAAGAGTGTTTGAGTATTACTTCAAACGGAGGTGAATACTATGATCTACACGCACTAATAATTCTCAATAGTAATACTTCTATGGAGGTGATTACTATGATTTACACGCATTAATTTAACATAACAAAAATGAGCCAGAGTCAGACAGTACATAATTATGTTAGTCTGGCTCTGAATATTTTGTTTTAAAAATATAAACAGGAGTGATTAATAGATGAAATTAAATAGCTTTGATGACTGGTCTCCTTTAAAGGAGATAATTGTTGGAACAGCCCAAAACTACATATCGCATGAAAGAGATCTATCGTTTGATATATTCTTTCATGAAAACCTTTTTAAATCGGACTGGGCATATCCCCGTTTAAATAAGTCGTCCAAAGAGGTGAATGATCTCAACTGGCAAATCAAACAAAAGTATGTTGAGGAACTCAATGAAGACGTGGAAGATCTTGTGAATTTACTAAAAAAATTCGATGTAACTGTTCATCGACCTATGATTTTACCGTTTAATCCACAAAATATCAAAGGACTTGGGTGGGAAAGTGCACCAGTACCAGCTCTAAACGTTCGTGATAACACTTTAATTTTGGGAGATGAAATCATTGAAACTCCTCCAGCTATTAGATCTAGGTATTTAGAAACTAGATTGTTAGCTCCAATATTTATGAAGTACTTTGAAGCCGGCGCGACTTGGACCACCATGCCTAGACCAATTTTAACAGACATGTCTTTTGATCTTTCCTATGCACGTGATTTAGAGACTACATTAGGTGGGCCTACTGAACCTATTGAAGATCCCGAAAGTTCTCCTTATGATGTGGGATTTGAGATGATGCTCGATGGTGCGCAGTGTTTAAGATTAGGTAAAGATATTATCGTTAATATTGCAAACCAAAATCATAAATTAGCCTGTGACTGGCTTGAAAGACATGTCGAGAACCGTTATAGAATTCACAGAGTTTATCGGATGAGTGATAACCATATTGATAGTATGTTGTTAGCACTTAGACCAGGAGTTTTTCTAGCTAGACATAAAGATCTAAAAGATTTACTTCCTGAACCGTTTAAAAAATGGAAAATGATAGTACCTCCAGAACCAAGCGCAACCAACTTTCCTACTTATGATGATGGCGATTTATTATTAACAAGTCCCTATATAGATTTGAATGTTCTATCAGTTAATCCAGAAACTGTACTAGTGAATGAGGTATGTGTTGATTTAATAAAGACACTTGAAAAAGAAGGATTTACAGTTGTCCCGGTAAAACATCGTCACCGTAGACTTTTTGGAGGAGGGTTCCACTGTTTTACTCTTGATACAGTAAGGGACGGTGGGCTGGAGGACTACACAATATGAAAATAATAATCGGAAATCATATTGAACATTCAATACTAAAATTGAGCAACGATGATCGCATCTTTTCGCAACGAGTTATTTGGTTTGCTGAAGATGGAGATTTAATCATTCTACCATCTAAACCAGACATGCAATTCCTACAGCATGTTACATCTCTAACTGGGGTGGATGCAAACAGCCTTAAGTTTTTCGTTACGTCTAATAACAAATCCAATGAAAAACATTTTGATCCCCAGGCTTTATATGAGGAACAATTTATAAACAGCATTCGAAAAGAAATAAATAATGTAACTCAGGTATTACCAATGTGGCCATCACCTGCTATTGCACACTTTGTAGAGAAACTTAGCTTATCAGATAAATTACAAGGCGCATCCTTTTTCTTACAAAATGGAGTTGAACTGGTTAATAACAAAGCTTATTTTAGGGTATTTGCTACGGCAGCAGGCGCACCTATTGCAGATGGAAGGGTTTGCCACTCAATTGAAGAAGCTGAACTAGCAATACGAAATCTATTGTCAATTAATGATGCGGTAATGATTAAACAGGCACACAATGGAGCAGGAGCGGGGAATGAGTTGCTTATAAGAGATAAAAGTCTGGGAGTAGGTCATGTAGGGGCAGTTCATATGCATGTACTGAGTACAGCTAATGACCCTATTAAAAGTTATTTAGACTCGCGTTGGAACTGGGCTTCTGCAAATGGAAAGAGGCCTGTTATTATAGAAGAGTTCATTCCAGATGCAAAAACAATATATGCTGAATTTTTTGCTAACGATGAAGGTGTTTATTTTACGGGTTCAGGACGTTTAGGATATACTAATCAAAGGCTTGTTACAGAAATAGCTCCTTTAAGAGGTATCTCAAAGGAAGTAGAAACAAAATTAACAACTTATGGTGAATCACTTGCCAAGTTCTATCAATCCATTGGATATCGTGGTTATTTGTCTGCTGATGCAGTTATAGAAAAAGATGATAACATAGTATTCACTGAGGTAAACTCTCGCGTAGGCGGTTCTCTGCATGTTTATGATTCAATAGCTAATAAAGTAGTTAAAGCTAAAGAAGAGCCAGAAAGAACTGTAGTTCAATATCACTCCCCACTCAATTGGACACCTGTTGCTTTTGAAACTTTTCACCAATTTTTAGAAGACAATAATCTACTTTATGACTCTTCAAAACGTAAAGGAATTTTAATATCCTTACCGATTCTACTTGAGGTAGGTGGATACGTGAGTTTTTGTATTGTTTATGAAAATGAACAAGAAGAGAAGCAATATTACAGTTTATTGGATAATCATTTTAGCACAAAAAAACTCTATCTTTGAGATCTAACTAGCAAATGATTGTTATTGGAATACTAATTTAAAATATTGGTCAACTACACATGGTAGCCCTCTTAGGGTTCTTTGTGTTTTCAGAGGTTCATAAAAACCTAATAAAATTATGGTATGATTGCCTCACCTAGATTTGTGATGCAGTCATACCATAATGACTAAAGTGAACTGTCCTATTACTGAGTAAGATCCGAAGAACTTGCCTCAACCTTTTCAATTTTAGAATTATCATAAACTTTATAAAGTCTTATATATACGAGAGCACTCAAAGCAGCAAGAATTAGTATTGTACTGAATATCCCAATAGGGGATATCCATTCAGACATAAATACAGTTACAGGGGCTAAAAACCTACCAATTGTGAACTGCAATCGTGATGCTCCCATATATTTCCCTCTTGCATTTTCGGGTGCATAGTCAGCTATAAAATTATCAATGACAGGTGCTCTAACAATCTCACCGAAAGTAAAAACAATTGTAAGTAAAAATAGAATCCAAATGTTTGTGGTAAAACCTAATAAAAATGTTCCTACACCAGCGAGAACAGCTGAAAGTATAAAAACATTTTTATCACTCCACTTCGATAACCACTTCGTTACAGGGAGGACAAAGAATACAAATAAGAGTCCATTCAAACCCAGCATCCAACCTAATATTTCACTACTATTGAGCGATAAGTTAAAGTTATTCCAATTAAACAGATCTTGAGCTGGAACATAATCATTCACATAAATCGCTAAATATAAATCTAATTGCATTGTAATTATGACTCCAAGTACTCCACCAAAGAGATATAATAAGAATGGTTTATCACGAAAAATTGTTCCATAACCGCTCCATTCTTCTTTGAATGCAGCTTTGAAAGTAGTTTTTTCTAATCTTTTCAGTTCGTGGTTTGGCATGGATTCGTATACTTTTAAATAAATTGCAAGTGCATATAATAACATTACAATAGCACATGTCCACAGTAATTCACTTCGATAATTGAAGAAGAAAAATGCCCCAAGTGCTGGCCCAAGTACTGCTCCTATATTTTTAGCGGTAATAAACGTTGCAAAAACCTGTCTTCTTTCTTGAGGAGGAGTTAAATCAGCGACCATTGCATCACTCGCCGGGCCATAAACAGCGCCCCCTAGACCTATCCCTATAAAAGATATGTAACTTATCCAATCATTACCTGTAACAGCAAATCCGACAAACATTATGGCTTGGATTGAGGCACCCAATAACATTACAAATCGTCTACCCATTTTATCCGCGAGATATCCTCCTAATATGTTTCCGAAGATTGAGATTAAAGGAGGGACTGTCATCAATAATCCCGCAATGTGATTTCCTAAAGATTGACTGAAGTAAATCGTGATAAAGGGAAAATACATCCAGTAAAGTAAGTTAAATATGGTTTCCGCACTGAGCCGTATCTTTAAGTTTAAATCCCATGACTTTATTTTCATTCAATTACCTCACTTTTTTAATTTTTTTAACTGTCTGGAAAATATCGGTAGATTAAATATAGCCAGAACCCAGAAAAAAATATAGACTTTTTTTTATTTTTTTTCTATAATAATAATGTAAAAACAATATAATACATTTTTATATTCAAATGACCCAAAAAAAGAACAAATGTTCTTTTCTGCGAAAAAATTATTCATGAATCCCACCTAAAGCAAAGCTGACTTGCTCTAATCATCTGGCATGACAAGTCATCTATATTGTGAATTGTTTTGAGACAAAATGTTAACCCTTTGAAGTCGCTAAATTAGCGGCTTTTTATTACATTCGGTACAAGTTTGTATCCCGAGCCAAGCACCTGATAAATTATTATAGTTACGATTTAATCCTAGAAGGATGGTACGATAATGATCAGTCTTAAACGTATGACCGCTTGCTTAGTTTTAGCCGCATTACTATTGGGATCTACAACTGCAGTAGCCGAATCCGAGATGCAGGAGCAGAATGACAAAAATATAGCCACTTTGATGTGGAGGGGAATTCCTGGCAGAAAACATGAACGAGCACTGGGCCAAGCGTCTCTTTCAATGGGGTATCTCTGAAAATATAATTAATGGATATTCCAATTACAGCTCTAAGCCTGATCAAGTAATAACAGAGGCTGAATTCCTCAAGATGTTATACAGAGCAATGAGTATGGCTATTCCAAATGCAAGTGCAAATAGTGCATACCTACCCAGTGAGAGTTGGACAGAAGGTCTCTACAGGGTAGCTAAGCGATATAACCATCCGACAACTGGAGAAAACAACTTTGCGATGAGAATGCAGTCCATTACCAAACTACGTGCTGCCGAAATTATCAGTGCAACTCAAGGGGTTCATTATACTGGCCAATATGCTGTCGCCTATCTGATCGTACATGGATTACCAACAGTGAAGCTAATATTCCAAAGCAGTTTGATGAGGAAGGTACACTTACGAGGGCAGAAGCACTTTAATGGATACGCAAGCTTGCTTTTCATGGAAGACTTAAGATCTATGAAAGACCAAAAGTTTCTACAGATCTCAGTCTTCTTCCTGATCTGATAGACATATCTTCTGAAGTAATTCCTGATTTTAGTACAGAGCCTGTTACTGATGAGGATTTTAATTTGTACATTCTTGGCGATTCTCCAGAACTTAGATTTGGAGATTCGAAAAAATCAATTGATGTACAATTCGGAGAATCTAAAGGAAAGAATATTTTTGATTCTGATACATATCCGTTATTCACTGCACACTTTAACCAGAGTGGAGAGTTAGATGGTTGGAAAACCGACTCATACATGCAATACTCACCTAATACAGCTTCTTCACTACTTACAAAAAAAGGAATTGTATTGGGTGAAAGTACCTTATCAGATATTATAGATCGATATGGGTCATCTGGAGTGAGCGGTCAAGGCATCATAGAGTATTTTTATAAGAAGATGAGCGATGGCACCTATCAGGATATTTCAATCTATGATCCAATCCAAAATATTGAAGTTGTGTATACGATCACGTTTATTGTCGATGATGAAACCCAGGTACTCTATCATATAATGGTAACATCTTTAAAAACTGCTTTAAATTATTGATAGATCTTTGTGTTATTAAATTATCGGAAAATGAAAGAAAGCAGCTGATCAAAGTTGAACTGCACCCCAATTGTTAGACACCATCTAACAATTGGAGGTGCAGTTTTTTTGTCAAAATTTAATTCAGACTTGAAAATAGAAGCTATTCATCAATATTTATCAGGAAATGAAGGGATTAAAAGCATTGCGAAATCCTTAGGAATTAATCATGAAATCCTGCGTATGTGGATCAAGCAATACGAATATCACGGTTTAAAAGCTTTTGAAAAAACCTATACAGCTTACTCTCTAACCTATAAACTAGACGTACTCAACTATATGAACGAAAATGGGACGTCTCCAAATGAAGCTGCGGTCATTTTCAATATCTCTTCTCCAGGGGTTATTCGAAGGTGGCGCAGTCAGTTCAATGAAAATGGGATCGACGCCCTAAAACCAAAGATAAAGGGGCGTCATTGTATGACGGATAAGAATAAAAAAGGACTTCAAAAGCAAGAACCTGCTGAGGGATCGACTGAAGCTCTACAAGCTGAATTAGAACGTTTGCGTATGGAAAACGCCTACTTAAAAAAGTTGAATGCCTTAGTTCAAAACAAGGAAAAATCACCAAACAAGACAAAGCGCAAGTCGTCTATGAATTAAGGCTTGAATTCCCGGTGGTTGCATTATTAGCGTTCGCTGAAGTCCCACGTAGTACCTTCTATTACTGGGTGAAGCAGTTTGACAAGCCCGATCTAGACGCAGACCTGAAACTCCTTATTCAATCCATTTATGAGGAACATCACGGGCGTTATGGATATCGTCGTATCT
Above is a window of Paenibacillus sp. E222 DNA encoding:
- a CDS encoding glycine amidinotransferase → MKLNSFDDWSPLKEIIVGTAQNYISHERDLSFDIFFHENLFKSDWAYPRLNKSSKEVNDLNWQIKQKYVEELNEDVEDLVNLLKKFDVTVHRPMILPFNPQNIKGLGWESAPVPALNVRDNTLILGDEIIETPPAIRSRYLETRLLAPIFMKYFEAGATWTTMPRPILTDMSFDLSYARDLETTLGGPTEPIEDPESSPYDVGFEMMLDGAQCLRLGKDIIVNIANQNHKLACDWLERHVENRYRIHRVYRMSDNHIDSMLLALRPGVFLARHKDLKDLLPEPFKKWKMIVPPEPSATNFPTYDDGDLLLTSPYIDLNVLSVNPETVLVNEVCVDLIKTLEKEGFTVVPVKHRHRRLFGGGFHCFTLDTVRDGGLEDYTI
- a CDS encoding MFS transporter → MKIKSWDLNLKIRLSAETIFNLLYWMYFPFITIYFSQSLGNHIAGLLMTVPPLISIFGNILGGYLADKMGRRFVMLLGASIQAIMFVGFAVTGNDWISYISFIGIGLGGAVYGPASDAMVADLTPPQERRQVFATFITAKNIGAVLGPALGAFFFFNYRSELLWTCAIVMLLYALAIYLKVYESMPNHELKRLEKTTFKAAFKEEWSGYGTIFRDKPFLLYLFGGVLGVIITMQLDLYLAIYVNDYVPAQDLFNWNNFNLSLNSSEILGWMLGLNGLLFVFFVLPVTKWLSKWSDKNVFILSAVLAGVGTFLLGFTTNIWILFLLTIVFTFGEIVRAPVIDNFIADYAPENARGKYMGASRLQFTIGRFLAPVTVFMSEWISPIGIFSTILILAALSALVYIRLYKVYDNSKIEKVEASSSDLTQ
- a CDS encoding S-layer homology domain-containing protein, coding for MNEHWAKRLFQWGISENIINGYSNYSSKPDQVITEAEFLKMLYRAMSMAIPNASANSAYLPSESWTEGLYRVAKRYNHPTTGENNFAMRMQSITKLRAAEIISATQGVHYTGQYAVAYLIVHGLPTVKLIFQSSLMRKVHLRGQKHFNGYASLLFMEDLRSMKDQKFLQISVFFLI